CTCTATCTCTGGGAGGCCTATCCTCTCGTAAACCCGCTTGATATCCTCCGGCAGCTCGTCCCACGAAGCCGCTCTATCGACATCCGGGTGAACGTAGTGGGCCAGCTCCTCCAGGTCTAGCTCCTCCACGCCGATAAGCCAGTTGGGAGTCGGCAGCTTCTCGAACAGCTCCAGGCTCCTCAGCCTGAGCTGGAGCATCCACTCCGGCTCTCTCTTGATCCTGGAGATCTCCTCAACCATGCTTCTCGTTATCCTCCCGCGGAGCTCGACCCTCGGCTTCAGAGTGACAGAAGCTATGCTCGTATCCCCAAGCTCTAGGCTTTCAAGCACGCGGCGGGCCGCCATCACGCGGCACCCGGGTAACCTTTCTCGGAGATCGCGCGAGCCAGCTCAACACCTCCCTCAGCTGCTATCAGCCCCGAGACGAGAACTAGAACCTTCTGCGGCCTCACGATCTCCACAGTCATAGGGTTGTGGGTGATGAGCAGCACGCCGGCGCCGCTACCCGCCAGCTCCCCGAGAGCGACCGCCAGGAGCCTGACCCCATCGACGTCCAGCCCCGAGTCCGGCTCGTCGAGCACAACAACTCTAGGCTTCAGCACCAGGGCCTGGGCAACCTCAAGCCTCTTGCGCTCACCGCCCGAGAAGCCCACGTTTACCTGCCTCTCCAGGTAGCTGGGCGGCAAGGCCATCTTCCCGAGCGCGCGCACCACTTGGTCTTCAGAGTACTCCAGCCCCTGAGCCGGCAG
This region of Thermofilum sp. genomic DNA includes:
- the sufC gene encoding Fe-S cluster assembly ATPase SufC is translated as MVGLEVVNLHVRVSGREVVRGVSFSVPQGSVVAMMGPNGSGKSTLALSLAGHPRYEVVGGRILLNGEDVTALKPEERARRGLFLGFQAPPALEGVSVRALLSAVLPAQGLEYSEDQVVRALGKMALPPSYLERQVNVGFSGGERKRLEVAQALVLKPRVVVLDEPDSGLDVDGVRLLAVALGELAGSGAGVLLITHNPMTVEIVRPQKVLVLVSGLIAAEGGVELARAISEKGYPGAA